Proteins encoded in a region of the Anopheles aquasalis chromosome 2, idAnoAquaMG_Q_19, whole genome shotgun sequence genome:
- the LOC126569939 gene encoding uncharacterized protein LOC126569939: MVWYPYRTDLELFGIEIYINKDQNAAPETTSSSSEEVVRPVCDICLNTTEVSYGKFILRAENAIIRGRDRVTYRAILKKTNSEPRISCSNEFYVSESRILLGSVNGEAIACNSATTEPRIGDASDKALRDEIKLLEDILLEVNQECNASQNQTKQLHLIAETPTRYNAAELFEFATNWLTSALPSVNWNRTMVDAFYVINGGIGVEVATIIDKLKILKMAQGLPDQPITDLDTFQNEDFTNEIDMW; this comes from the exons ATGGTGTGGTATCCCTACCGCACCGATCTCGAGCTGTTCGGAATCGAAATCTACATCAACAAAGACCAGAACGCAGCACCAGAAACGACATCATCCTCCTCGGAGGAAGTGGTCCGTCCGGTTTGCGACATTTGCCTCAACACCACGGAGGTTTCGTATGGAAAGTTTATTCTGCGCGCCGAGAACGCAATCATCCGTGGCCGTGATCGTGTCACGTACCGTGCGATCTTGAAGAAAACCAACAGTGAGCCTCGCATTTCGTGCAGCAATGAGTTCTACGTTTCAG AGAGTCGCATTCTGCTGGGCAGCGTCAACGGGGAGGCCATCGCTTGTAATAGCGCCACGACGGAACCGCGTATTGGTGACGCCAGCGATAAGGCGTTGCGCGATGAGATCAAGCTGCTCGAGGACATCCTTCTCGAGGTGAACCAGGAGTGCAATGCTAGCCAGAACCAAACGAAGCAACTGCACTTGATCGCCGAAACACCGACGCGTTACAATGCGGCTGAACTGTTTGAGTTCGCGACCAACTGGCTAACAAGTGCGCTTCCGTCCGTGAACTGGAACCGAACGATGGTGGATGCGTTCTACGTGATAAACGGTGGCATTGGAGTTGAGGTGGCTACCATCATTGACAAACTGAAGATCCTCAAGATGGCTCAGGGACTGCCGGATCAGCCGATCACCGATCTCGATACGTTCCAGAACGAAGATTTCACGAACGAGATCGATATGTGGTAG